gtgtgtgtatgtattgagGTAAAATGTGATAACTGTATAGGCAGCAACTTTTGAGAGTTGAAATTTTTGTGAGTGATTACAGCTTTGTGAAAATGTAATTGTAGGTTGCAAATGTTGCCATTGATTGTTTCTGTTAGTTTGTGAATAAAAAAACCATCTTGAAAATTGCAATTGCTTGTTTACATGTTTTCGCAACAAATTTGCCTCTCAAATTTATGCTTATAGCTATACAGTGGTTATTTGGATTTGGATTTAATTACCGTGTAAGACAGCCGCAAGGCTGATGCAACACAGCTAGGGGGTGCAACTGCACAAACCCAAATAATAAACACAATACCTTGTAAAATTATATGATTGTCTAAATGTTTGCTAGTCATACATAATCATAGAAAACTTAGGTTATACAAGAATTCATcatgatatgtgactggattttggaaaaaggATCCAAATCGCACAATAGAAATTTCGAGATGAACGGGTAtgaagaattcaagtcagcataactttccaaggatagcaagcacgcgtatgaaatttacacaaaagatgcatcaatctattacctttcaaaccacttccagtacttgtagctgcttgcagagtttcccaccaaataagatagaaaatctgagcagttggacgagtgaagtagtatcacgagtcacaaaggggtggggggtggtggggtgggcaagggatAGGCTtaaaaatggaggcagaccacgattggaatccagacgagattacagggctgtgctgactccttagtggctgatatgtagcaaaatcaatgcaaaacatctggccaacattacgAGGCTGTCCACTAGTAAACcagtgattcttgccaagccaggtccttcacgaGACCGGAAACCACCATtagagctctacacaccacccagaaaatatgtctgttgaaaccagccttgagtagtttgagtagtagtgagggtcaaaactattgGTACGATAGTGCAGCTATCCACTGGAAATATTAGTATGATTTTACCCGATGTGCGATTTaaatcggttttgtaaaatctggttacATATAATACAGAAATTGACTTTATGTGGTCAAATTATGCTATATCTGATTTGGAACTGAACTTATACATGCTGATCAGTTGAGAATTACTCATGAAGTATAATCCAGAAGGACACATATGTTCTTAGCTACATCAGACTTCAGTCTGTTTGAATTAATGTGAAACAGCTATAGCTAGTAAGAAGATTTTACTTTAGTAATAGCTACTCATACATCAAATTCTCCACACTATTTTTTACTATAATTATGAGCTTGTAATCTGATTGAATGATTTCTCATTTTGTATGAAGTTTAAGGCTTTGTGCTGAACAATAAAGCAGTAAGTTACAAGAAGTATAATCTTGCAAATGCATGCCAATATAAATTTGCTTGAATTTCTAGTACATAATATGTTTATATTGTGCAATTCTAGGTGCCCAGCTACAACACTAAGTAGTAAGCTAATTATTAGGCCTATGTCTAATGTGACGGCAAAATTTTGAGAAAGATATGTCACACAATTTATAAGTTACATGCAGGTATAATTTAAGGATTGTCAGGAATCCTTGCACATGCAGACATAAGCAGTGAAATATAAGGGCACACCTATTCTAAATTGGACAATAGCTTTAAAGAAAAGGGTGAAAATTGCAGAGGCTGCTCTTGGCATGCCATCTGATAAGCCTCCATCTTCACTGAAAATTTCGCTTCTATAGGTTATATACCAGGTTTGCATAATTGACAATCTGCTACAAATTTAATTTTGCCAAAACAATTTAGTTGGCTATTCACCAGAGTTTAAACAAAACGTATACATATTGTCAGACAGCAATATGCAGGCATGGTCACTTGTGTTAGTGATGTACACATTCAGTAGTACAATCCATTGACAGAATTGCTTTGTGATTAAAAACAGTCTAAGATGATGTCACCAATGTGTAACATCACACTTTGCTAAATACCTACATGCTAGCAAATAAATAGTATTGCTTGTCACATGATATTGAGGCTTCAGTTGTCACAAATTCACAGTTCTCGTGGagtttgtagtgtgtgttgcAGCTCTAGTTATGATGGAGGGAAGTGGTGAATTCAGTGAGTTGTCTGGTTCAGGGATTGATCCAGGAGTGACTGCACCTGACCAACTACCAGGCTCTCATCTTCCAGGCTACTTTGCTTATCTTTCCTTGGGCTTCAAGTTGATTTCCACTCTGATCATTGTGCTAATGGCCGGCTGGGTGTTTATGACTATTAAAACCACCAAGAAGCTACACAAGCCTCATAACATCTGGGTAGCTAACTTGATGGCCACTGATGTGATCACTGTAATGGTTACTACAATTCAAACCAGTGCTATGATGATTGGCTTTGCTACTGGGGTTGGAGATTTCATTCCTTGTCATGTGTTCAAGTTCCTACTCTTCCCAGTTGTTGTCCTCAATGCCACATACTTGATAATATCGGTTGACAAGGTGGTAGCTATTACGTTCCCTTTCAAGCACAGGAGAATGATGACACCTCGTGCCATTGCTGGCATTATTGCTGTTACATGGCTTTTGCCTATGCTGCTTTTTGTGCACACGCTATTCAATGCTGATGGCTTTATTAAGGTGGCACAATATGGCACATGTATTTCAACTGGCAGTGCATTTGTTGAAGCGTTGTTCACTTACATGTTGCCGATCTTCACAGCAGCTTTTCTTTCGCTGGTCCTCAACATTCACCTATCCATGAAAGCTTACCGGATTCACAAGCAGATTGAAAGTGAAACGTCCTTAAGAGGATTCACCAATGACCTAGAGGCCCTGAAGACCAAGCAAGCTACTATCAAGAAGAATCTGAAGCCAGTGACAACCCTGTTGGTGGTTGTGCTAGGCAGTACAGCTATTGGCTTACTCACTCCCCTGCTGTACATTCCAGTAAGTGTACTAGCACAAGGTTCAGTCTATAATGAAGTGGTTAGGCTTGTCATTGGCCCCAATGTCGGTTACATTGTGCTGCTTCTGCATCCACTTGTGTATGGCCTGTACTTCAAGCAAGTCCGCGAGCCGATGATGAAGCTGTTGAAGGGCACACTGTGTGCTAACAAGTTTAACTCAGCAGCTGTTGCTCCGCAGCCACGGAGAATGGCTTGGATGTGACTAATTTGTGTCACTTGACTGACTTATCatgttatttatttatgtattgTGCTGTTCATTATTCTAAACACATTGTTTACCAGCATTGTGTATGCTAATTGTATTGAGTATTGACAACATTTTACTGTAAATGTTAAGCAAggaaaaataataaatttgctGGTACACATTTCTATTCATGAATACTATAGTAAGTATATTACATAATAGCAAGTTCAACAATTGTGCTTTTACTGTAGACTCAGTTATTAGGCACATGCACTTACAATTTTGTGaaattactgtatgtacttgttaagtatatgcatgcacatgtacattgCTTATAATGACCTCTAGGAACTTCTGCTATGTCAAGATCGGCTATATACTGTTAATCATATCCCTATAGTAGACTGTTAAGATGCatagcaggggcagatctaggatttcagatggggggtgctaacataatggttggttggctaagaaaagcaACAACTAGTtaataactagctatagtgtgcaaagcacactcagcatgtggagcatgctctatctaggggggtctgggggcatgccccctcagaaaaaaattgcaaatttagcctattcagtattaaaatttggtaatatttttgactgaaaaatgatgccactttgtttaagtgatttaCAATGGTTGTAAAGCATTTtgagtcacctaagtgtaataatgatgaaatgacaccattattccagaacagttgtaatactagctgtcatataagggcacagaaaagatattctttacataaagaacaggaaggggaAGGATATGAATATTAGCTATGCATGATCAAcacttgccattaattttgtgttgtttgaaataccttaatttaacAGTACATTAAActtagcaattttagagttttggatttttgctaattgattacatcaattcacgaattaataaaatttatatggtgggtaaattcatcaatatacaagatcgctaaattattggcttaaggtatagctaatgtgctttacagtctcatggctcagaCTATAacatccaaacagtaacaatgaagagagagCTAGAGAGGCAAGTATACGCTCACCATgcagtacacatatacatagaattttccagctataggggtctggggtgatgcttcctctggaaatttttggaatatagttatcacaagattgaatctggaagctatttttaaccaaatactctataattgtactgaaagattgtgggtacaagatggatgagttcagttgtaagtaattttagaaaaacataactacacttttaaatgctattggattataaggcaatacataatagtggattgtcaaagacaatacacaggattggatcttaaggtcattgtagagatttaaaatgcacacaaaattaACTTCAATTTTGTAGTATATAcagccacagactgttctgttgctatttcaatcaGACTTTTTGcaactatatggccccatcaccataatttattattaattttttacaaccagagtGCAAAGTCACTTACACATACagctagtttttggccacaactaactcCCTTATAATGTGACAGCAATTATTTGAGCTTATGAAGTTGAGtttcaaggggtttgggagtgcaaacctgtttgacattaaattttattagcttcaattgatgctagattcagataaatgcagcatgaaaactttggtactgataaagcaaaaacaaacagttctcagatactacaACATTGTtcactgtatacatgctaagaaattaactgttttacaaCCCAAGCATTCAGTTGTAGCAGCAACTGAAAATACCTACTATAaaatattaaactatttgaAAGAAGTTttttctcagaaagtgattagtatatggcagggtAAGATAGCAGTGTGCAGGTAAGATAGcaggagcaatggtaagatagcagtgctcCTGGCAGTGCTCCTCATGGTAAGATAGCATTGCTCCattgtttggagcaatggtaagatagcagtatgcaggtcaagaaaacacactggtaacttcttgaaaaaaaaagacattatgatggatgttctattagactattctattagagtatttcgatttttagcagcttttagttcgagtctcacaccaaaagtataatttgaattCCTCTTAGTACTTCTAAataaagattagccattctcccttctcttcattgcccatgcatgcgtataagatgcaattgcatctatactataacttctagaagcttcctagcttacACACGGTAAAATTTTTGaagggggtgcttcagcaccccaagcacccccccccccctaaatccgtccttgggatccagggtttggcaagggagGGGCAAAAGGGTATAGTAGGTATTTGGAGCATGGGGTCTTGTTAAAGCTATTTCATATGGTTCAGGACTAAAACTTTAATGTAGAGTAGTTTTATGCACTAATATctaaatcatactgctttctaagtggactacaCTGATCAAGAGTTGCATGAGGTTAAGTGACAATCATGAGCAGTTCAGCTAGCTTGTAGCTATATAATTCTAAataatggcatacacaagaccatgtaTATTTCATTGACAAAATATTCTTAGCAGGCTAAGTGTTCCCATGCATGGAATAATGCTGCAGATGTTAGTTTTTTAATACTCAACAACTGCACCACTGCATAGCACATTATATGTTATTTGTTTGCATTTCAATTATAGCTAGTTGATAGCAATTGGTGAAATTCTTTGTTTCAGAATCCTGAGGAATCATGTGCATGcagttatcattattattacagGTAGTAGCATTTTATAGACAAGTGCATGCCCATGGCCAGTGACAAGTATATTTGTGTGTGCCTAATCTGCACTTACCAGAGCCCTATAATGAAACTAATTCAGAAGTATTAAATAATtagtaaaaatatatataatagaAGAGCTAGTCTAAGTCAGCCTACTTACAAGCCAACTAGTGGGCAACTCACCACTGTTTTTTCTTTGGCAAAACAATTCCTTCCATTCAGTGGTATCAGATCTGTTTAGTATTGGGCTAGGTTATAGCTGCATACAGCAGCAATAACAAGTGTGCACATGCTGCACACACATTTACACAAGCTTAGGATCCAGGTGGTAAATCACAAAGCTGAGGTTTGGAATTTCACACAAGTCCCGCACCTCCAAAGCCCCAAAGAACGTAACATCTGATTTACAGGGCTGTGGCTGTGTAAACcactgggtaggttcttttagaccGGGTAGACAAAAGGTGGACCTTTGGTGTAGCCTGCATGGGGATATCGATGTCATGCAAGGTTACATCAGGGTgaagctagggggtctgggggaattTCCACCCAGGAAAATAAATATCTACTgtgaatttggtgacattttGGTAATTATACATGAAAATGATCCAAAATTTCATCTGCTCACTAAAATAGTGCACTTTTATGCTGAAATTGTTCTGAaaaagaaaattgtggaccattttactgaaattgtggaagAGGGGGTTATTCAGAACCCCTAGATCCCCTGCCTACGGATCTGACGAGCTCTTCTTAATTCATTGAAAAACAATAATACCTATCATGATGCTAGCATACTTACAACATGGTCACATTAGCTACTTTGGAAGCTAGCCAGCTACCACTGAGATTAATTTACTGTAAAAGGGATACTGGTTTCTGTTGACTAGGTTTGTTGTTTGTTTATGGAAAATGtttattgtttttcagttaAAGGAGTAGCTACATGTAACTTTTGGTGTTGATTACTTATACCCAAATATAGGCAAACATTCTTAGCAGGGAGGTGGGGATTAATATTGACATGTAGGTGCTTTAGCTGAATAGTGAGACTAGTTGGCATGAGCTCCGTATAGTATGCACTAATAACATTCACCGAGACCAAAGTTTTAACAAACTGATTATGAGGCTTTTTCTTTTAAATGTGGATATTGTACCAATATTTCAGGTTTGAAATGGTCAGGTTTGTTTGAACATCACCACAACATGCTGTTTAATtaaccttgtaaggcttcacatTATTACTTCAATGCCACCTTAGTTCAGTCTGATTGATTAATGCCATATGTAAGCTTGCCAATGAAAAAACACAAGGTCCTTTTACTGTAGGTTATCCTGTATAAACATGTAGTCCAAGAGAATAAGTGATGCCGGGCAGGCGTAATGCAATTTTACCGTACATTTATATGCAACACTATGAACGGGTGTGatggtaatgttgttattgtggCTGTGGCTGCTGCTACCACCACAAACAAAAGCTGTTATGTTAATTTGTTGCTATGCCTAATTTGAATTCCTGCATGACTTAGAACACACAAACCACATAGGTTATGTGTATGTACAGACAGTGAATCATATTTGTACTTTTATAATTTCACTCAAATTCATTCTAGCTAAGCTttgatgtatgtatgtgttaacCCTGCGTGTTTTGTAAGTCTAGTTGACTCCAACTGGCTACTGCAATGATTATTATTCATCATAAGACTTGCAGGTTTATGAAATAGACACTGTAGTATCGAGAGCAAACAAATTATGTATTAATGTAATGGGCAAATACTTACTATTATACTGTATCTTTTTATCAGCAACAAAATTTGCAATAAATGGAACATACATTTGTCTATTCAATTGCGTGCATGAGAACTCTATTGATCTGTATTAGTTTTTGTTCTAtggtttcttgatacttttgaGTAATCAAATCAACTTCTTTTATCTCTTATGTCTGTAGACTTTGTTAATGTTTATGAGGATTTTATGATCTCATGTGCTACCAGATATCTGATGGAAACTTGTTCTCCTACCAAAACATTACAAATGTTCTGGACCTTAAACTGTTTATGTAAGTAAAATAATGTATGGTT
This portion of the Dysidea avara chromosome 12, odDysAvar1.4, whole genome shotgun sequence genome encodes:
- the LOC136239845 gene encoding trace amine-associated receptor 8c-like, with translation MEGSGEFSELSGSGIDPGVTAPDQLPGSHLPGYFAYLSLGFKLISTLIIVLMAGWVFMTIKTTKKLHKPHNIWVANLMATDVITVMVTTIQTSAMMIGFATGVGDFIPCHVFKFLLFPVVVLNATYLIISVDKVVAITFPFKHRRMMTPRAIAGIIAVTWLLPMLLFVHTLFNADGFIKVAQYGTCISTGSAFVEALFTYMLPIFTAAFLSLVLNIHLSMKAYRIHKQIESETSLRGFTNDLEALKTKQATIKKNLKPVTTLLVVVLGSTAIGLLTPLLYIPVSVLAQGSVYNEVVRLVIGPNVGYIVLLLHPLVYGLYFKQVREPMMKLLKGTLCANKFNSAAVAPQPRRMAWM